GGATCGAGATGTCGATGTTGTACGTACGGGAGAGCTGTGAGATCACCGGCTGGGTGGCGGACTCGCCGTGGAAGGTGACATCGACGACCGTGCGGTCGGGGCCGGTGGCCCTGCCGCCGACGGGGAACAGCTCGTGGGCCAGTTCGGAGCCGGGAGTGGCGAGCAGTTCGCCGACGGTGCCGGACTCGACGATGCGCCCCTTCTGCATCAGCGCCGCGGAGTCGCAGATCGTCTTGACGACATCCATCTCGTGCGTGATGAGCAGAACGGTCAGGCCGAGCTGCTGGTTGAGGTCGCGCAGCAGCTGGAGGATGGAGCGGGTGGTCTCGGGGTCCAGTGCGGAGGTCGCCTCGTCGGAGAGCAGCACCTTGGGGTCTCCGGCCAGCGCCCGGGCGATGCCGACGCGCTGCTTCTGGCCGCCGGAGAGCTGGCCGGGGTAGGCCTTGGCCTTGTCGGCGAGGCCTACCAGGTCCAGGAGTTCGAGGGCCTTGCGGGAGCGGTCCTTGCCGGAGACTCCGAGGATCTCCAGCGGGAGTTCGACGTTGTTCTGGACGTTGCGGGAGGCCAGCAGGTTGAAGTGCTGGAAGACCATGCCGATGCGGCTGCGCGCCTCGCGCAGTTCCCGGCCGGCCCGGCTTCCGCGTCCGGCGAGGGCGGTCAGGTCCTGGCCGGCCACGGTCACGGTGCCGGAGGTGGGGCGTTCCAGCAGGTTGATGCAGCGGATGAGGGAGGATTTTCCGGCGCCGCTCTGTCCGATGACGCCGTACACCTCGCCCTCGCGGACGTGCAGGTCGACGCCGTCCAGGGCGGTGACCTCGCGGTCGCGCGACCGGTAGACCTTCGTGAGGCCCGAAGTGGTGATCACAGGGGGTTTCCGTCACTGTCGAGTG
This sequence is a window from Streptomyces sp. NBC_01217. Protein-coding genes within it:
- a CDS encoding methionine ABC transporter ATP-binding protein produces the protein MITTSGLTKVYRSRDREVTALDGVDLHVREGEVYGVIGQSGAGKSSLIRCINLLERPTSGTVTVAGQDLTALAGRGSRAGRELREARSRIGMVFQHFNLLASRNVQNNVELPLEILGVSGKDRSRKALELLDLVGLADKAKAYPGQLSGGQKQRVGIARALAGDPKVLLSDEATSALDPETTRSILQLLRDLNQQLGLTVLLITHEMDVVKTICDSAALMQKGRIVESGTVGELLATPGSELAHELFPVGGRATGPDRTVVDVTFHGESATQPVISQLSRTYNIDISILGAAMDTVGGKQIGRMRIELPGRFEENVVPIGFLREQGLQAEVVEHDAAIPVQTPARLTKEVAK